One Candidatus Sulfotelmatobacter sp. genomic region harbors:
- a CDS encoding branched-chain amino acid ABC transporter permease — MGAAFYAQNFLGGLAYGSLLFLIAAGLTLIFGLMRILNLAQTAFYLLGAYVGLTLLAHGFNFWLASVAAGVVTMALGLALYALFLHRYRRDALTSLLLTIGFTLMLDDTVLWIWGGDPQSISPPPFLAGSVQLGTLIFPEYWLAVIVISLAIAAALFVGLQRTMLGMIIRAAVDDEEMTRGLGVDVNRAFYVVFALGALLAGAGGLLGGPITSAYPGLDGELLPLAFAVVIVGGMGSLSGALVGSLLIGLVNAFGKALFPEFSYFTIFVPVALIMALRPQGLFGRAP, encoded by the coding sequence ATGGGGGCCGCCTTCTACGCGCAGAACTTCTTGGGCGGCCTCGCCTACGGCAGCCTGTTGTTTCTGATCGCCGCCGGGCTGACGCTGATCTTCGGGTTGATGCGCATCCTCAACCTCGCCCAGACCGCGTTCTACTTGCTGGGCGCGTACGTCGGGCTGACGCTGCTCGCGCACGGCTTCAACTTCTGGCTGGCCAGCGTCGCCGCCGGCGTCGTCACGATGGCGCTCGGCCTGGCGCTGTACGCGCTCTTCCTGCACCGCTACCGCCGCGACGCGCTGACCTCGCTGCTGTTGACGATCGGCTTCACGCTGATGCTCGACGACACGGTGCTCTGGATCTGGGGCGGCGATCCGCAGTCGATCTCGCCGCCGCCGTTCCTGGCCGGCTCGGTGCAGCTGGGCACGCTGATCTTCCCCGAGTACTGGCTGGCCGTGATCGTCATCAGCCTGGCGATCGCGGCGGCGCTGTTCGTCGGGCTGCAGCGCACGATGCTCGGCATGATCATCCGCGCCGCCGTCGACGACGAGGAGATGACGCGCGGTCTGGGCGTCGACGTCAACCGCGCGTTCTACGTGGTCTTCGCGCTGGGCGCGCTGCTGGCCGGCGCGGGCGGCCTGCTCGGCGGTCCGATCACCAGCGCGTACCCCGGGCTCGACGGCGAGCTGCTGCCGCTCGCGTTCGCGGTCGTCATCGTGGGCGGCATGGGCAGCTTGAGCGGGGCGCTCGTCGGCAGTTTGCTGATCGGGCTGGTCAACGCGTTCGGCAAGGCGCTCTTCCCCGAGTTCTCCTACTTCACCATCTTCGTGCCGGTCGCGCTGATCATGGCGCTGCGACCGCAAGGACTGTTCGGCCGCGCCCCGTGA
- a CDS encoding TetR/AcrR family transcriptional regulator, whose product MAPAAKAERKRLPRDERERLIAREAVLFFCEVGFDGQTRELAKRIGITQPLLYRYFPSKSALIERVYQEVYLNRWNPHWEEILDDRSRPLRERIVAFYQDYAKAILAYEWIRIWMFSGLKGMDLNARYLTILRDRIYARVIREIRHDHHLPSPDEVPIGEMEFELVWALHASIFYIGIRKWIYGLPIPENVDAVVTGLAVAFLDGAPDVIASLVRARQPTPRGTSPRSRSRAAR is encoded by the coding sequence ATGGCACCAGCCGCCAAGGCCGAGCGCAAACGGCTGCCGCGCGACGAGCGCGAGCGGCTGATCGCCCGCGAGGCGGTGCTGTTCTTCTGCGAGGTCGGCTTCGACGGCCAGACCCGCGAGCTGGCCAAGCGCATCGGGATCACCCAGCCGCTGCTGTACCGCTACTTCCCGAGCAAGAGCGCGCTGATCGAGCGCGTCTACCAAGAGGTCTACCTCAACCGCTGGAACCCGCACTGGGAAGAGATCCTCGATGACCGCTCGCGGCCGTTGCGCGAACGCATCGTCGCCTTCTATCAGGATTACGCCAAGGCGATCCTGGCGTACGAGTGGATCCGGATCTGGATGTTCTCCGGCCTCAAGGGGATGGACCTCAACGCGCGCTACCTGACCATCCTGCGCGACCGCATCTACGCGCGCGTGATCCGGGAGATCCGCCACGACCACCACTTGCCCTCACCCGACGAGGTGCCGATCGGCGAGATGGAGTTCGAGCTGGTGTGGGCGCTGCACGCCAGCATCTTCTACATCGGGATCCGCAAGTGGATCTACGGTCTGCCGATCCCGGAGAACGTCGACGCGGTGGTGACGGGGCTGGCCGTCGCGTTCCTCGACGGCGCGCCCGACGTCATTGCCTCGCTGGTGCGGGCGCGGCAGCCGACGCCGCGCGGTACCAGTCCGCGATCTCGCTCGCGCGCAGCGCGATGA
- a CDS encoding LLM class flavin-dependent oxidoreductase has translation MRLGYFMMPLHPPARNYTEVLKEDREALVLADQLGYEEAFVGEHVTDIAEPVTSSLIFIATMLESTRRIKLGAGTINLPNNHPAQVAAQVAMIDHLLEGRFLFGISPGGLLSDAEIFGNLDRDRTAMFVEAIDQVLAIWAGEPPYETHGQFWSYSTARTMRVELGQGAIVKPYQRPHPPIVVTAVAPFSKGVTAAAQRGWTPISANFLQPRWVASHWPKYQEGCALGGRSADPADWRVAKSIFVADDEETAQRYGKGPGGPYSYYFRSLMTKLIGNGRPELFKGDLDMPDAAVTLDYVLDSLVIAGTVDSVVEQLLAFRGTIGEFGTLLYAGHDWVDPVLGRRSMELMATEVLPRVNAAVA, from the coding sequence GTGCGACTCGGTTACTTCATGATGCCCCTCCATCCGCCCGCGCGGAACTACACCGAGGTTCTGAAGGAGGACCGCGAGGCGCTCGTGCTGGCCGACCAGCTCGGGTACGAAGAGGCGTTCGTCGGCGAGCACGTGACCGACATCGCCGAGCCGGTCACCTCGTCGCTGATCTTCATCGCGACGATGCTCGAGTCGACGCGCCGGATCAAGCTGGGCGCCGGCACGATCAACTTGCCCAACAACCATCCCGCCCAGGTCGCCGCGCAGGTCGCGATGATCGACCACCTGCTCGAAGGGCGGTTCCTGTTCGGAATCAGTCCGGGCGGCCTGCTCTCCGACGCCGAGATCTTCGGCAACCTCGACCGCGACCGGACCGCGATGTTCGTCGAGGCGATCGACCAAGTGCTGGCGATCTGGGCCGGCGAGCCGCCGTACGAAACGCACGGCCAGTTCTGGTCGTACAGCACGGCGCGCACGATGCGCGTCGAGCTCGGCCAAGGCGCGATCGTCAAGCCGTATCAGCGGCCGCATCCGCCGATCGTCGTGACCGCCGTCGCGCCGTTCTCGAAAGGCGTGACGGCGGCGGCGCAGCGCGGCTGGACGCCGATCTCGGCCAACTTCCTCCAGCCGCGCTGGGTTGCTTCGCACTGGCCCAAGTACCAGGAGGGCTGCGCGCTCGGCGGCCGTTCCGCCGATCCAGCCGACTGGCGCGTCGCCAAGAGCATCTTCGTCGCCGACGACGAGGAGACGGCGCAGCGCTACGGCAAGGGGCCCGGCGGGCCGTACTCCTACTACTTCCGCTCGCTGATGACGAAGTTGATCGGCAACGGCCGCCCCGAGCTCTTCAAAGGCGATCTCGACATGCCCGACGCCGCCGTGACGCTCGACTACGTGCTCGACTCGCTGGTGATCGCGGGGACGGTCGACAGCGTCGTCGAGCAGCTGCTCGCGTTCCGCGGCACGATCGGCGAGTTCGGAACGCTGCTCTACGCGGGCCACGATTGGGTCGATCCGGTGCTGGGGCGGCGCTCGATGGAGCTGATGGCGACCGAAGTGCTGCCGCGCGTCAACGCGGCGGTGGCGTGA
- a CDS encoding ABC transporter ATP-binding protein — translation MTANANGVCLELQGVSKRFGSLSVLEDVSLRVEHGERRGILGPNGAGKSTLFNIIAGELPCSGGHVTLLGRDVTRLRAHQRARLGLARTFQTTTLFPKLSVVENLALALQAGSSDRFQLLAPRRTRTARYDEARALLERVGLTASAETIVDALGYGEKRQIEILLAIAQKPRLLLLDEPTAGLAPGDTELVTDMLKREARSTTMVVIEHDMAVMFDVVDRLTVLHHGRVVADGPIDQIRNDAYVQDVYLGGKLD, via the coding sequence ATGACCGCGAACGCGAACGGCGTGTGCTTGGAGCTGCAGGGCGTCTCGAAGCGCTTCGGCAGCCTGAGCGTCCTCGAGGACGTCTCGCTGCGGGTCGAGCACGGCGAGCGGCGCGGCATCCTGGGGCCCAACGGCGCGGGCAAGTCGACGCTGTTCAACATCATCGCCGGCGAGCTGCCGTGCTCGGGCGGCCACGTCACGCTGCTCGGCCGCGACGTCACGCGTTTGCGCGCGCACCAGCGCGCGCGGCTGGGCCTCGCGCGCACCTTCCAGACCACGACGCTCTTCCCCAAGCTGAGCGTCGTCGAGAACCTGGCGCTCGCGCTGCAGGCCGGTTCGTCCGATCGTTTCCAGCTGCTCGCGCCGCGCCGCACGCGGACCGCCCGCTATGACGAGGCGCGCGCCCTGCTCGAGCGGGTCGGCTTGACCGCGAGCGCCGAGACGATCGTCGACGCGCTCGGCTACGGGGAGAAGCGCCAAATCGAGATTCTGCTGGCGATCGCGCAGAAGCCGCGCCTGCTGCTGCTCGACGAGCCGACGGCCGGGCTCGCGCCGGGCGACACCGAGCTGGTGACCGACATGCTCAAGCGCGAAGCGCGCTCGACGACGATGGTGGTCATCGAGCACGACATGGCGGTCATGTTCGACGTCGTCGACCGGCTGACGGTGCTGCACCACGGCCGCGTCGTCGCCGACGGACCGATCGACCAGATTCGCAACGACGCCTACGTGCAGGACGTCTACCTGGGCGGGAAGCTCGACTGA
- a CDS encoding NAD(P)-dependent oxidoreductase, with protein sequence MALRAGVVGLGIMGSAYARHLCEAGLVTTGYDVDAGARERFAARGGIAAASARDVAAGSDVLITALPGVDALEAAFFGPDGIAAGAHATLVVSEQSTFTLEVKEQLRARMAALGVAVLDAPVSGTGSQAEAKDLTIFASGERDAFERAQPVLQTFARDVRHVGAFGTGSKLKYVANLLVTIHNLAAAEAVVLAERAGLDPQLMLDVLAGSAADSRMLRVRGPLMAGNKFQPAAMKMDVYEKDLQIIDAFAHAVGAPTPLFAQSLPFYRAAQADGHAKDDTSAIVTSLRALADPARSTSL encoded by the coding sequence GTGGCGCTGCGGGCGGGGGTCGTCGGCCTGGGGATCATGGGGTCGGCGTACGCGCGTCACCTTTGCGAGGCCGGCCTCGTCACCACCGGGTACGACGTCGACGCCGGCGCGCGCGAGCGCTTCGCGGCGCGCGGCGGGATCGCCGCGGCCAGCGCGCGCGACGTCGCGGCCGGCAGCGACGTGCTGATCACCGCGCTGCCGGGCGTCGACGCGCTCGAGGCGGCCTTCTTCGGCCCCGACGGCATCGCGGCCGGCGCGCATGCGACGCTCGTCGTCAGCGAGCAGAGCACGTTCACCCTCGAGGTCAAGGAGCAGTTGCGCGCGCGGATGGCGGCGCTGGGCGTCGCCGTCCTCGACGCGCCGGTCAGCGGCACCGGCTCGCAGGCCGAGGCGAAAGACCTGACCATCTTCGCCAGCGGCGAGCGGGACGCGTTCGAGCGCGCGCAACCGGTCTTGCAGACGTTCGCGCGCGACGTGCGCCACGTGGGCGCCTTCGGCACCGGCTCGAAGCTCAAGTACGTCGCCAACCTGCTGGTGACCATCCACAATCTCGCCGCCGCCGAGGCGGTGGTGCTGGCGGAGCGCGCGGGCTTGGATCCGCAGCTGATGCTCGACGTGTTGGCCGGCAGCGCGGCCGACTCGCGCATGCTGCGCGTGCGCGGTCCGCTCATGGCAGGCAACAAATTTCAACCGGCGGCGATGAAAATGGACGTCTACGAAAAGGACTTGCAGATCATCGACGCCTTCGCGCATGCCGTCGGTGCCCCGACGCCGCTGTTCGCGCAGAGCCTGCCCTTCTATCGCGCCGCGCAGGCGGACGGCCACGCCAAGGACGACACCTCGGCGATCGTGACCAGCTTGCGCGCGCTGGCCGATCCGGCGCGGAGCACGTCGCTCTGA
- a CDS encoding ABC transporter ATP-binding protein, protein MTDAMLAVEDVHTYYDDHSHVLQGVTLRAPAGAVTAVLGRNGVGKTTLIRSIIGFTPPRSGTIRFNGEQIEKLPSHAIARRGVGLVPQGRRVFPSLTVRENLQIGGVGRPPGSWTLERVYEMFPRLRERATNYGGQLSGGEQQMLAIGRALMANPALLLLDEPSEGLAPLIVRDLTRALHELKATGLAIVLVEQNLPLALSVADTASIISKGRVVFDGAPDRIRHDQEVRTTYLGV, encoded by the coding sequence ATGACGGACGCGATGCTGGCGGTCGAGGACGTCCACACCTACTACGACGACCACAGCCACGTCTTGCAAGGCGTGACGCTGCGCGCGCCGGCCGGCGCGGTGACGGCGGTGCTCGGCCGCAACGGCGTCGGCAAGACGACGCTGATCCGCTCGATCATCGGCTTCACGCCTCCGCGCAGCGGGACGATCCGCTTCAACGGCGAGCAGATCGAGAAGCTGCCCTCGCACGCGATCGCGCGCCGCGGCGTCGGCCTGGTGCCGCAAGGACGCCGCGTCTTCCCCTCGCTGACCGTCCGCGAGAACCTGCAGATCGGTGGCGTCGGCCGGCCGCCCGGGAGCTGGACGCTCGAGCGCGTCTACGAGATGTTTCCGCGCCTGCGCGAGCGGGCGACCAACTACGGCGGCCAGCTCAGCGGCGGCGAGCAGCAGATGCTCGCGATCGGGCGCGCGCTGATGGCCAACCCGGCGCTGCTGCTGCTCGACGAACCGTCCGAAGGGCTCGCGCCGCTGATCGTGCGCGACCTGACCCGCGCGCTGCACGAGCTCAAGGCGACGGGCCTCGCGATCGTGCTGGTCGAGCAGAACCTGCCGCTCGCGCTCTCCGTCGCCGACACCGCGTCGATCATCAGCAAAGGCCGCGTCGTGTTCGACGGCGCGCCCGACCGTATCCGCCACGACCAGGAGGTTCGCACGACGTATCTCGGGGTTTGA
- a CDS encoding branched-chain amino acid ABC transporter permease: MTRRTRWLAIVLGLLLVLALPRVGVPTFYVSLLTQTWIYAMVAMSLDLLVGFTGLVNFSQAAYFGVGAYTVAIAATRFHVTGFFQPLLLGIACAVVTAALFSLVALRAENTGFIIITIALNQIAWGLAYQWVSVSGGDNGITGLVRPALFGIDLSGNTAYYYVCLAGVVIALALLWAVVHSPFGLVLQGVRETPRRMRALGYDVWLYRYCALLLSAAIAGAAGVLFAWYNQFVGPVDLALDLSTQFLIIVILGGIGSLYGNLLGAVIVVFLSNGLSAITQRWELILGAIYFIIVMYAPDGLVGLGRRLSRRVQGQRIAPAPLEPS, encoded by the coding sequence GTGACCCGTCGAACGCGCTGGCTGGCGATCGTTCTCGGGCTGCTGCTCGTGCTGGCGCTGCCGCGGGTGGGCGTTCCGACCTTCTACGTCTCGCTGCTGACGCAGACGTGGATCTACGCGATGGTCGCGATGAGCCTCGATCTGCTGGTCGGATTCACCGGCCTGGTCAACTTCAGCCAGGCGGCGTATTTCGGCGTCGGCGCGTACACCGTCGCCATCGCCGCGACCCGGTTCCACGTCACCGGCTTCTTCCAGCCGCTGCTGCTGGGAATCGCCTGCGCGGTGGTGACGGCGGCGCTGTTCTCGCTGGTCGCGCTGCGGGCGGAGAACACCGGCTTCATCATCATCACCATCGCGCTCAACCAGATCGCCTGGGGGCTGGCCTACCAGTGGGTCTCCGTGAGCGGCGGCGACAACGGCATCACCGGGCTGGTGCGGCCCGCGCTGTTCGGGATCGACCTGTCCGGCAACACCGCCTACTACTACGTCTGCCTGGCCGGCGTCGTCATCGCGCTCGCGCTGCTGTGGGCCGTCGTGCACTCGCCGTTCGGGCTGGTGCTGCAGGGCGTGCGCGAGACGCCGCGGCGGATGCGCGCGCTCGGCTACGACGTGTGGCTCTACCGCTACTGCGCGCTGCTGCTCTCGGCCGCGATCGCCGGCGCGGCCGGCGTCCTGTTCGCCTGGTACAACCAGTTCGTCGGCCCGGTCGACCTCGCGCTCGACCTCTCGACCCAGTTCTTGATCATCGTCATCCTGGGCGGGATCGGCTCGCTGTACGGCAACCTGCTGGGCGCGGTGATCGTCGTCTTCCTGAGCAACGGTCTCTCCGCGATCACCCAGCGCTGGGAGCTGATCTTGGGCGCGATCTACTTCATCATCGTCATGTACGCGCCCGACGGGCTGGTCGGCCTGGGGCGCCGTCTCTCGCGCCGCGTGCAAGGCCAGCGCATCGCGCCCGCGCCGTTGGAGCCGTCATGA